One genomic segment of Coffea arabica cultivar ET-39 chromosome 6e, Coffea Arabica ET-39 HiFi, whole genome shotgun sequence includes these proteins:
- the LOC113692892 gene encoding uncharacterized protein translates to MGRAPCCDKTKVKRGPWSPEEDAILRNYIEKYGTGGNWIALPRKAGLKRCGKSCRLRWLNYLRPDIKHGGFTDEEDSIILTLHSNIGSRWSVIASHLPGRTDNDVKNHWNTKLKKKLSAVNATNPTTVIPIVDSNSNNFTSNPSAFTLATSFNKPQPDCYGNSTYPIVGSDAPVQYSSMDHMVLGYSMTEVVPDLLYDSSSTDQFSLPELFEVQENSTLQKNGFTTSSSQEISSLSPSCSLAKSYSSWNDNLFGEEVGFFVELESRSSNYNLVQSAQQEEKVSNEVEGSCLPIYSYPTASFFDQMSDNILPPQGHHQTAFPILD, encoded by the exons ATGGGAAGAGCTCCGTGTTGTGACAAAACCAAAGTTAAGAGAGGACCATGGTCTCCTGAAGAGGACGCCATTCTCAGAAACTACATCGAGAAATATGGCACGGGTGGCAACTGGATTGCTTTACCCCGTAAAGCAG GTCTGAAACGTTGTGGCAAGAGTTGCCGTCTGAGGTGGCTGAATTATCTTAGACCAGATATCAAGCATGGAGGGTTTACTGATGAGGAAGATAGTATCATATTGACACTCCACTCTAACATAGGAAGCAG ATGGTCGGTCATAGCTTCACATCTTCCAGGAAGAACAGATAATGATGTGAAGAACCACTGGAATACCAAGCTAAAAAAGAAGTTATCGGCAGTCAATGCCACCAATCCAACAACCGTAATACCAATCGTCGACAGCAATTCAAATAACTTTACTAGCAATCCCTCTGCTTTCACCTTAGCAACTTCATTCAACAAACCCCAGCCAGATTGTTATGGAAATTCGACTTATCCCATCGTAGGTTCAGATGCACCCGTGCAATATTCATCAATGGATCATATGGTTCTGGGGTATAGTATGACTGAAGTTGTTCCAGATTTGCTTTACGACTCGTCATCTACTGATCAATTCTCACTTCCAGAGCTCTTCGAAGTTCAAGAAAACAGCACGCTTCAGAAAAATGGTTTCACCACTTCATCATCTCAAGAGATTTCAAGCCTTTCACCTTCGTGCTCTCTTGCTAAGAGCTATTCCTCTTGGAATGACAACTTATTTGGAGAAGAAGTGGGATTTTTCGTGGAATTGGAGTCTAGATCATCTAACTATAATCTCGTACAAAGCGCACAGCAAGAGGAGAAAGTCAGTAATGAAGTTGAAGGTTCCTGTTTACCTATCTATTCTTATCCTACTGCTAGTTTTTTTGACCAGATGTCTGACAATATTTTGCCACCTCAAGGGCACCATCAAACAgcgtttccaattcttgattaa